In one Shewanella loihica PV-4 genomic region, the following are encoded:
- the mnmH gene encoding tRNA 2-selenouridine(34) synthase MnmH produces MDNHQLANVIPASEYGRILASGHPIMDVRAPIEFTKGAFPASSNHPLMRDDERQQVGTCYKEHGQDAAIALGHSLVCGAVKQQRVDAWLAYLDAHPDAYLYCFRGGLRSQLTQQWLAEAGRDVPYIQGGYKAMRQYLIDTIDRAPEARPMLILSGITGSGKTDFLLQRQEAVDLEGLAHHRGSSFGRYHEGQPTQINFENSLGVALLKHQQSPARILLLEDESYLIGRSALPKAFYMGMQAASVVILEEPLEARLTRLLDEYVHKMHRGYVERLGEEAGFEAFAEYLANSISGIKKRLGGKQHDELQQMITDALAVQTQRGDTQAHLEWIALLLSKYYDPMYQYQIGKKADRVIFQGDHQAMHQWLDEYATR; encoded by the coding sequence ATGGATAATCATCAATTGGCTAACGTCATTCCGGCAAGCGAATATGGCCGTATCCTGGCCAGCGGCCATCCCATCATGGATGTGCGCGCGCCGATAGAGTTCACCAAGGGCGCCTTTCCCGCCAGCAGCAACCATCCCCTGATGCGCGACGATGAGCGACAACAAGTGGGCACCTGCTATAAGGAACATGGCCAGGATGCCGCCATCGCCCTGGGCCACTCCCTGGTGTGTGGCGCGGTCAAACAGCAGCGCGTAGACGCCTGGCTTGCCTATCTCGATGCCCATCCAGACGCCTACCTCTATTGCTTTCGCGGCGGCCTGCGCTCACAGCTAACCCAGCAATGGCTGGCCGAGGCCGGCAGAGACGTCCCCTACATTCAGGGTGGCTACAAGGCGATGCGCCAGTACCTTATCGACACCATAGACAGGGCGCCAGAGGCGAGGCCTATGCTGATCCTCAGCGGCATCACAGGCAGTGGCAAGACAGACTTTCTGCTGCAACGCCAGGAGGCAGTAGATCTCGAAGGACTGGCCCATCACAGGGGATCCAGCTTCGGCCGCTATCACGAGGGACAGCCGACACAAATCAACTTCGAAAACAGTCTGGGCGTCGCCCTGCTCAAACATCAACAGAGCCCGGCGAGAATCCTGCTGTTAGAAGATGAGAGCTACCTTATCGGACGCTCGGCGCTGCCCAAGGCCTTCTACATGGGAATGCAAGCCGCCAGCGTGGTCATCCTGGAGGAACCGCTGGAGGCAAGGCTGACACGTCTTCTGGACGAATATGTCCATAAGATGCATCGAGGCTATGTCGAGCGTCTGGGCGAAGAAGCAGGCTTTGAGGCATTTGCCGAGTACCTGGCCAACAGCATCAGTGGCATCAAGAAACGCCTGGGCGGCAAGCAGCACGATGAGCTGCAACAGATGATCACAGACGCATTAGCGGTGCAGACCCAGCGCGGCGATACCCAGGCGCACCTCGAATGGATCGCCCTGCTGCTGAGCAAGTATTACGACCCCATGTATCAATATCAGATTGGCAAGAAGGCCGACAGGGTGATCTTCCAGGGCGACCATCAGGCCATGCACCAGTGGCTGGATGAATACGCCACTCGCTAG
- a CDS encoding RNA recognition motif domain-containing protein: MQKPFLIVLIVAILGALAISQFTPELYSAVAFFTGAIIASVIFTLQSSPANATGGDTYTGPTMTLYVGNLPYRVHEGEVKELFGKYGPVSSVRLVRDRKTGRRKGFGFIEMSEAGAKKAMTKLNEFEFQERTLKVREAKSQDAEKNEGAQAS, translated from the coding sequence ATGCAAAAGCCATTTCTTATTGTTTTGATTGTCGCCATCCTGGGCGCATTGGCAATATCTCAGTTCACACCAGAGCTTTATTCAGCGGTCGCATTTTTTACTGGTGCTATTATTGCGAGTGTTATTTTTACACTTCAGTCATCTCCCGCTAACGCTACCGGAGGCGACACTTATACAGGACCCACAATGACACTCTATGTAGGCAACCTGCCTTACCGTGTGCACGAAGGTGAAGTGAAAGAGTTATTTGGCAAGTATGGTCCTGTCAGCTCGGTCAGATTGGTTCGCGATCGCAAGACAGGACGTCGTAAGGGTTTCGGCTTTATCGAGATGTCAGAGGCGGGCGCCAAGAAGGCGATGACCAAACTAAACGAATTCGAGTTCCAGGAACGCACCCTCAAGGTTCGTGAAGCTAAGTCGCAAGACGCAGAGAAAAACGAAGGAGCACAGGCCAGCTAA
- the trmA gene encoding tRNA (uridine(54)-C5)-methyltransferase TrmA → MNVDAMDPQQYDAQLDVKRQKLAQLFVDFETPELEVFASQKAHYRMRAEFRVWHEGEDLYYYMFDKAQNQKIRCEQFLPASQLINDMMPELMAALRPNPVLRHKLFQVDFLSTLSGEILVSLLYHKQLDAQWQEEAQALKEALSSKFKVDIIGRARKQKLVMDRDFVIESLPVNGKQLTYKQVENSFTQPNGEVAIKMLEWAIDITRDSSGDLLELYCGNGNFSIALAQNFNRVLATELAKPSVDSAQYNIEANQIDNLQIIRMSAEDFTDALAKKRSFRRLEGVDLDSYDCNTIFVDPPRAGLDDNTLSMVQGYERILYISCNPNTLLDNLKVLDKTHKITRFALFDQFPYTDHMESGVLLERR, encoded by the coding sequence ATGAATGTAGACGCAATGGATCCCCAGCAATATGACGCACAACTCGATGTGAAACGTCAGAAACTAGCCCAGCTATTTGTCGACTTCGAGACACCCGAACTGGAAGTGTTTGCCTCACAGAAGGCCCACTACCGCATGCGCGCCGAGTTCCGCGTCTGGCATGAGGGTGAAGATCTCTACTATTACATGTTCGATAAGGCGCAGAACCAGAAGATACGCTGCGAGCAGTTCTTACCGGCAAGTCAGTTGATCAACGACATGATGCCAGAGCTGATGGCGGCGCTGCGTCCTAACCCGGTCCTGAGACACAAGCTGTTCCAGGTTGATTTTCTCTCTACTCTCAGCGGAGAGATCTTAGTGTCACTCCTGTACCACAAGCAGCTCGATGCTCAGTGGCAAGAGGAGGCTCAGGCGCTGAAAGAGGCACTGTCGAGCAAATTTAAGGTGGACATCATAGGCCGCGCTCGTAAGCAGAAGCTGGTGATGGATCGCGACTTCGTTATCGAATCCCTACCCGTCAACGGCAAACAGCTTACCTACAAGCAGGTCGAAAACAGCTTTACCCAGCCAAACGGCGAGGTGGCGATCAAGATGCTCGAGTGGGCCATCGACATCACCCGTGATAGCAGTGGTGACCTGTTGGAGCTCTACTGCGGTAACGGTAATTTCTCTATCGCCCTGGCACAGAACTTCAACCGCGTGCTCGCTACCGAACTGGCCAAGCCATCTGTGGACTCGGCCCAGTACAACATAGAGGCCAACCAGATAGATAATCTGCAGATCATCCGTATGTCGGCGGAAGACTTTACCGATGCGCTGGCCAAGAAGCGCAGCTTCAGACGCTTAGAAGGGGTGGATCTGGACAGCTATGACTGCAACACCATCTTCGTCGACCCGCCAAGAGCAGGCTTAGATGATAATACCCTGTCTATGGTGCAGGGCTACGAGCGTATTCTCTATATCTCTTGTAATCCCAATACCCTGCTGGACAACCTCAAGGTGTTGGACAAAACCCATAAGATCACCCGCTTCGCGCTGTTTGACCAGTTCCCTTATACAGATCATATGGAATCTGGCGTCCTGCTGGAACGTCGTTAA
- the fabR gene encoding HTH-type transcriptional repressor FabR, whose translation MGIRAQQKEKTRRALVDAAFNQLSAERSFSSLSLREVAREANIAPTSFYRHFKDMNELGLTMVDEGGLTLRQMMRKGRQRAEAGGSVIRISVDTFMEVLESNPNVFRILLHERSGTSAPFRAAVAREIEHFISELAHYTEATTKRTPELARAQAEALVTLVFNAGAAALDMKRVDRKILADRLVIQLRMVAKGAESLQQKMEHR comes from the coding sequence ATGGGTATCAGAGCACAGCAAAAAGAAAAAACGCGTCGCGCCTTGGTCGATGCGGCATTTAATCAATTAAGTGCCGAACGCAGTTTTTCTAGCCTGAGTCTGCGGGAAGTGGCTCGCGAGGCCAACATAGCGCCAACCTCCTTCTATCGTCACTTTAAGGATATGAACGAGCTGGGGCTCACCATGGTGGATGAAGGCGGCCTGACCCTGAGACAGATGATGCGCAAGGGACGTCAACGCGCCGAGGCCGGCGGCAGCGTGATTCGCATCTCAGTCGATACCTTTATGGAAGTCTTGGAGTCTAACCCCAACGTCTTTCGCATCTTGCTGCATGAGCGCTCGGGCACCTCGGCGCCGTTTCGTGCGGCGGTGGCGAGAGAGATAGAACACTTCATCTCGGAGTTAGCGCACTACACCGAGGCGACCACCAAGCGCACCCCCGAACTGGCAAGAGCCCAGGCGGAGGCCCTAGTGACCTTAGTCTTCAATGCCGGCGCCGCGGCGCTGGATATGAAGCGGGTCGATCGCAAGATATTGGCGGATCGCCTGGTGATCCAGCTGCGCATGGTGGCTAAGGGCGCCGAGTCCCTGCAGCAGAAGATGGAACATCGTTAA
- the selD gene encoding selenide, water dikinase SelD, whose protein sequence is MSAEKIKLTEYSHGAGCGCKISPKVLGTILASQLPSFDDPNILVGNQTRDDAAVYRLNDETGIISTTDFFMPIVDDPFTFGRIAATNAISDIYAMGGTPMMAIAILGWPVNVLPAEIAQQVVDGGRQACKDAGIMLAGGHSIDAPEPIFGLAVTGQIPLNELKQNDTAKAGDRLFLTKPLGIGILTTAQKQKKLADEDIDIAPGAMCQLNKIGAAIAKISGVTAMTDVTGFGLAGHLIEMCQGATLAAKIDLNALPMLPKAMDYLRLGCIPGGTHRNYDSYGEHLPEVNEEQKALLCDPQTSGGLLIAVSNSHEAELLALLGKEGLPTQCIGHLAPQTESQPLVELI, encoded by the coding sequence ATGTCAGCAGAAAAGATTAAACTCACCGAGTACAGCCATGGCGCTGGCTGTGGTTGTAAGATTTCACCTAAAGTACTGGGCACCATACTCGCCTCTCAGCTACCCAGCTTTGACGACCCCAATATCCTGGTAGGCAATCAGACCCGCGACGATGCCGCCGTTTACCGACTCAACGATGAGACAGGCATCATCAGCACCACTGACTTCTTCATGCCGATCGTGGATGACCCCTTTACCTTCGGGCGTATTGCCGCCACCAATGCCATCAGCGATATCTACGCCATGGGCGGCACCCCTATGATGGCCATCGCGATTTTGGGCTGGCCGGTCAACGTCTTACCTGCCGAGATCGCCCAGCAGGTGGTCGATGGCGGACGCCAGGCCTGTAAGGATGCCGGCATCATGTTGGCAGGCGGCCACAGTATCGATGCGCCCGAGCCTATCTTCGGCCTCGCCGTGACCGGACAGATCCCGTTAAACGAGCTCAAGCAGAACGATACCGCCAAGGCGGGCGACAGGCTGTTCCTGACCAAACCGCTGGGTATCGGCATACTAACCACGGCGCAGAAACAGAAAAAGTTGGCGGATGAGGATATCGACATCGCACCGGGTGCCATGTGCCAACTCAACAAGATAGGCGCGGCAATCGCCAAGATCTCCGGGGTTACCGCCATGACAGATGTCACCGGCTTTGGCCTAGCTGGCCACCTGATCGAGATGTGCCAGGGCGCCACGCTGGCGGCCAAGATAGACCTGAATGCCCTGCCCATGCTGCCAAAGGCGATGGATTACCTCAGGCTCGGCTGTATCCCCGGCGGCACCCATAGAAACTACGACAGCTATGGCGAACACCTGCCAGAAGTGAACGAAGAGCAGAAGGCCCTGCTGTGCGACCCACAAACCAGCGGCGGATTGCTGATCGCCGTATCAAACAGCCATGAGGCCGAGTTGCTGGCACTGCTGGGAAAAGAGGGGCTGCCGACCCAATGCATCGGCCATTTGGCGCCGCAAACTGAGTCGCAGCCACTGGTAGAGCTAATCTAA
- the murI gene encoding glutamate racemase: MSANILVFDSGVGGLSILAAVREQLPSANYCYLFDNARLPYGELDEQELIQGCVTLISQAVIQCQADIVVVACNSASTLILPALRACLKVPVVGVVPAIKPAAALSQKKHLGLLATPGTVNRQYTQDLIDQFASDCRVDRFGSSELVYLAEDKMAQRPVDSEALHRILAPIKASGLDTLILGCTHFPILREELQSYLGEGVHLLDSSNAIAARVVSLLEPSMSGEIGKSQALYTTDSICEGLRKTLAAWGFRSATAFRDSLMPIGS, translated from the coding sequence TTGTCAGCAAATATACTCGTGTTCGATTCCGGGGTAGGCGGCCTGTCGATATTGGCGGCGGTGCGAGAGCAGCTTCCCAGTGCGAACTACTGTTATCTGTTTGACAATGCCAGGCTACCCTATGGCGAACTTGACGAGCAGGAGCTGATCCAAGGTTGCGTGACCTTAATTAGTCAGGCGGTTATTCAGTGCCAGGCTGATATCGTGGTCGTGGCCTGTAACAGTGCCAGCACACTCATATTGCCAGCGTTAAGAGCCTGCCTGAAGGTGCCCGTGGTGGGCGTCGTTCCGGCTATCAAGCCCGCGGCGGCGTTATCACAGAAGAAACACCTTGGGCTATTGGCAACGCCCGGTACTGTCAATCGCCAATACACCCAAGATCTTATCGATCAGTTTGCCAGTGATTGTCGCGTGGACAGATTTGGCTCCTCCGAGCTGGTCTATCTGGCCGAGGATAAGATGGCGCAGCGGCCTGTGGATAGCGAGGCTCTGCATCGTATCCTTGCACCAATCAAAGCATCCGGGTTAGACACCCTGATCCTCGGCTGTACTCACTTTCCGATTCTAAGAGAGGAGCTGCAAAGCTACTTGGGTGAGGGCGTGCATCTATTAGATTCATCCAACGCTATTGCGGCCAGGGTGGTGAGCCTGCTCGAGCCGAGCATGAGTGGAGAGATAGGTAAGAGTCAGGCACTTTACACGACAGATAGTATTTGCGAGGGATTAAGGAAGACCTTAGCTGCCTGGGGATTCAGATCGGCTACCGCCTTTCGCGATAGCCTGATGCCAATAGGCAGCTAG
- the murB gene encoding UDP-N-acetylmuramate dehydrogenase, protein MDSKNTDSLTQFNTLGLKADCFRLVRARQEAELIAVCLQAFKQLEPLLLIGGGSNIVLTETFQGTAVLVETKGIEVSQDEKYYYLSVEAGEVWHDLIKFCLDNKMPGLENLALIPGSVGAAPIQNIGAYGAELAQFCNWVEYLDLASGEIKRLKGAECEFAYRESIFKNALKHSAVILRVGFVLSKAWQPNLSYGPLQALSERTQGVTPREVFDCICETRMAKLPDPAVLGNVGSFFKNPVVSQQTFDALKQQYADIVGYALEDSQVKLAAGWLIDRAGLKGQSVGNAVVHLKQALVIVNRGGCSGQDVCDLAELVIDRIFEQFGVRLEVEPRVIGATGQKELADA, encoded by the coding sequence ATGGACTCCAAGAACACTGACTCTTTAACGCAATTTAATACCCTGGGCCTTAAGGCTGACTGCTTTCGATTGGTTAGGGCAAGGCAGGAGGCTGAGCTTATTGCCGTCTGTTTGCAGGCCTTTAAACAGCTGGAGCCGCTATTGCTGATAGGTGGTGGTAGTAATATTGTGCTCACCGAGACCTTCCAAGGGACTGCCGTATTAGTGGAGACCAAGGGAATCGAGGTGAGTCAGGATGAGAAGTACTATTACCTCAGTGTCGAGGCCGGTGAGGTGTGGCATGATCTTATCAAGTTCTGTCTCGATAATAAGATGCCAGGACTCGAGAACCTCGCGTTGATTCCAGGTTCTGTCGGCGCCGCGCCCATACAAAATATCGGTGCCTATGGCGCAGAGCTGGCGCAGTTCTGCAATTGGGTCGAGTATCTCGACCTCGCTAGCGGTGAAATAAAGCGGCTAAAAGGCGCTGAATGCGAGTTTGCCTACCGTGAGTCCATCTTCAAGAATGCCCTAAAGCATAGCGCCGTGATCTTGCGGGTGGGCTTTGTGCTATCCAAGGCGTGGCAACCTAATCTCAGCTATGGCCCATTGCAGGCATTGAGCGAACGTACCCAAGGGGTGACGCCAAGAGAGGTGTTCGATTGCATCTGCGAGACACGCATGGCCAAACTGCCCGATCCTGCCGTATTAGGTAACGTCGGCAGCTTCTTTAAAAATCCTGTGGTGAGCCAGCAAACATTCGACGCGCTCAAGCAGCAATATGCCGACATAGTCGGCTATGCGCTGGAAGATTCACAGGTTAAGTTGGCGGCTGGCTGGTTGATCGACAGGGCAGGGCTCAAGGGGCAGTCTGTTGGCAATGCAGTGGTTCATCTTAAACAGGCCTTAGTCATAGTTAACAGAGGGGGCTGTAGCGGTCAGGATGTATGTGACTTGGCGGAGTTGGTGATAGATAGGATATTCGAACAATTTGGCGTAAGGTTAGAGGTCGAACCTAGGGTCATAGGCGCAACCGGACAGAAGGAATTAGCAGATGCATGA
- a CDS encoding fatty acid desaturase, with protein MKKPPLIWTNILLFAITFLGAVILVPWYGITYGYGMAEWVAFVGLAFASGLSITAGYHRLWSHRTYKAHWSVRFLFALGGALALQNSALHWSSDHRIHHKHVDDNDKDPYSANMGFWYSHIGWMLREYQAQRYHDYKNVRDLQNEKIVMWQHKYYLPLLIIMNIGLPALLGWLNGDVWAMLLMAGLLRLVVVHHCTFFINSLAHIWGSQPYTDKNTARDNGVLALFTYGEGYHNFHHIFENDYRNGILWWHYDPTKWLINAMAWTGLANNLRVTPQERIESAKLQMQLKKAQHKVTQLANHEEILEKIHAEYELLKTHIADYYQAHKELLEAKRKQLTTHQLMQQVEHLKQELLARQKQWKSLTTGFA; from the coding sequence ATGAAAAAGCCTCCCCTCATCTGGACCAACATTTTACTCTTTGCCATCACCTTCTTAGGTGCTGTCATCCTGGTGCCTTGGTATGGCATCACCTATGGCTATGGCATGGCAGAATGGGTTGCCTTTGTCGGCCTCGCCTTCGCCAGCGGTCTGTCGATAACCGCCGGATACCATAGGCTCTGGTCACATCGCACCTACAAGGCACACTGGTCGGTACGTTTTCTGTTTGCCTTGGGCGGCGCCCTAGCTCTGCAGAACAGCGCCCTGCACTGGTCGTCGGATCATCGCATCCATCACAAGCATGTGGATGACAACGACAAAGACCCCTATTCGGCTAACATGGGTTTCTGGTACAGCCATATCGGCTGGATGCTAAGGGAGTATCAGGCGCAGCGTTATCACGATTATAAGAACGTGCGTGATCTGCAGAATGAGAAAATTGTGATGTGGCAGCACAAATATTATCTGCCGCTCCTCATCATCATGAACATAGGCCTGCCGGCGCTGCTGGGCTGGCTTAATGGCGATGTCTGGGCCATGTTGCTGATGGCTGGCCTGCTGCGTCTGGTGGTCGTGCACCATTGCACCTTCTTCATCAACTCGCTGGCCCACATCTGGGGCAGCCAGCCCTACACAGACAAAAACACGGCGCGTGACAACGGCGTGCTGGCACTGTTTACCTATGGCGAGGGCTATCATAACTTCCACCACATCTTCGAGAACGACTATCGCAACGGCATCCTCTGGTGGCACTATGATCCCACCAAATGGCTGATCAACGCCATGGCCTGGACTGGACTGGCCAACAACCTCAGGGTCACGCCACAGGAGCGGATCGAGAGTGCCAAGTTGCAGATGCAACTGAAGAAGGCACAGCATAAGGTCACACAGCTGGCCAACCACGAAGAGATCCTCGAGAAGATCCATGCGGAATATGAGCTGCTCAAGACCCATATTGCCGATTACTATCAGGCCCATAAGGAGCTGCTGGAAGCCAAGCGCAAACAGCTGACCACACATCAGCTGATGCAGCAGGTAGAGCACCTGAAGCAGGAACTCCTGGCACGCCAGAAGCAGTGGAAGTCCCTCACCACAGGCTTTGCCTAG
- a CDS encoding MFS transporter, whose protein sequence is MLLTKRFFPYFATQCLGALNDNIYKNVLLLMVTYSQIESLPISVNLFVNLAAGVFILPFFLFSAHAGVVADNMDKAKLIRRLKQLELVIMSCAAMAILTQSYMMMLLLLFLTGSQSAYFGPVKYSLLPQALAEDELVTGNAWVEMGTFLSILIGTLSAGLLVASDKGIIATAATVFVLAVAGYLASRAIPAMPPQGNVTKIRFAPLSGTWRSIAKVRKTPSIWMAILAISWFWFLGATYLTQFPNFAKLHLHADATVVSLLLALFSIGIAAGSFLCERFSFGHVELGLLPFGVAGLTLFGVDLLWSLPELPAQAETIYSFSSFIAESQHYRVMFALFMVGVSGGLFIVPLYAFIQSRADRGECAQAIAANNIMNALFMVVSAVMSILLLEVFGWQITELFLLLALLNAVVALYVYSQVPEFTQRFVSYLLSHILYRVTVTGRDKLPSEGAGIIVCNHVSYVDALIIMGASTRPIRFVMDKSISEMPLLKYLFRHAGVIPICSPRQSEATYNQAFESIHQALADGELVCIFPEGRLTPNGELGEFRPGIDKILARDSVPVIPMALNGLWGSYFSHKDGHALSTRPKRFWSKISVDLDDVVSGTEANRHLLRERVEAMLPAS, encoded by the coding sequence ATGTTGTTAACCAAGCGGTTTTTCCCCTATTTTGCGACCCAGTGTCTGGGCGCGCTTAACGATAATATCTACAAGAATGTGCTGCTGCTGATGGTGACCTACAGCCAGATAGAGAGCCTACCCATTAGCGTCAACCTATTTGTTAACCTCGCCGCCGGCGTATTTATCCTGCCTTTCTTCCTGTTTTCCGCCCACGCGGGTGTGGTGGCAGATAACATGGATAAGGCCAAATTGATCAGACGCTTAAAGCAGCTCGAGTTGGTGATCATGTCCTGCGCCGCCATGGCGATCTTGACCCAGAGTTACATGATGATGTTGCTGCTGCTCTTCTTGACCGGTAGCCAGTCGGCCTATTTTGGGCCGGTCAAATACTCGCTGTTGCCTCAGGCGCTTGCGGAAGATGAGCTGGTGACGGGCAATGCCTGGGTGGAGATGGGCACCTTCTTGTCGATCTTGATAGGTACACTCAGTGCCGGGCTTCTGGTGGCCAGCGACAAGGGCATTATAGCTACCGCGGCGACCGTGTTTGTGCTGGCCGTTGCCGGCTATCTGGCCAGCCGCGCGATCCCTGCCATGCCGCCGCAGGGAAATGTCACTAAGATACGTTTCGCGCCTCTGTCTGGCACCTGGCGCAGCATCGCCAAGGTGAGGAAGACGCCGAGTATCTGGATGGCCATCTTAGCGATCAGCTGGTTCTGGTTCCTCGGGGCGACCTATCTGACCCAGTTCCCCAACTTTGCCAAGTTGCATCTGCACGCCGATGCCACCGTGGTCTCACTCCTGTTGGCGCTGTTCTCTATCGGGATTGCCGCGGGCTCCTTCCTGTGTGAGCGCTTCTCCTTCGGCCATGTGGAGCTGGGGCTCTTGCCCTTCGGCGTGGCTGGGCTAACTCTGTTTGGTGTGGATCTGCTGTGGTCGCTGCCCGAGTTGCCCGCCCAGGCTGAGACCATCTATAGCTTTAGCAGCTTTATCGCCGAGTCACAGCACTATCGGGTGATGTTTGCCCTGTTTATGGTGGGGGTGAGCGGCGGTCTGTTTATCGTGCCCCTGTACGCCTTTATTCAGTCGCGTGCCGACCGGGGTGAGTGTGCCCAGGCCATCGCCGCGAACAATATCATGAACGCCCTGTTCATGGTGGTCTCGGCGGTCATGTCTATCTTGCTGCTAGAGGTGTTTGGCTGGCAGATCACAGAGCTCTTCCTATTGCTGGCGCTGCTCAATGCCGTCGTCGCCCTCTATGTCTATAGTCAGGTGCCCGAGTTTACCCAGAGATTTGTCAGTTACCTGCTGAGCCATATCCTGTATCGCGTCACAGTTACCGGCCGCGACAAGCTGCCCAGCGAAGGTGCCGGCATCATAGTGTGCAACCATGTGAGCTATGTGGATGCCTTGATCATCATGGGCGCCTCGACCCGCCCGATCCGTTTCGTGATGGATAAATCTATCAGCGAGATGCCGCTGCTCAAGTATCTGTTTCGCCATGCGGGTGTGATCCCCATCTGTTCACCGCGGCAGAGTGAGGCGACCTATAATCAGGCGTTCGAGTCTATCCATCAGGCGCTGGCCGATGGCGAGCTGGTGTGTATCTTCCCCGAGGGGCGTCTGACGCCTAACGGTGAGTTGGGCGAGTTCCGCCCCGGTATCGACAAGATCCTCGCCCGCGACTCCGTGCCTGTTATCCCTATGGCCCTCAACGGCCTCTGGGGTTCCTACTTCAGCCACAAGGATGGCCATGCTCTGAGTACTAGGCCAAAGCGCTTCTGGTCTAAGATCTCGGTTGATCTGGATGATGTGGTGTCGGGCACAGAGGCTAACCGCCATCTGCTGCGAGAGCGGGTCGAGGCCATGTTGCCCGCATCCTAG
- the birA gene encoding bifunctional biotin--[acetyl-CoA-carboxylase] ligase/biotin operon repressor BirA, which produces MHDQWARRRDIIRLLSQGHFVSGEALASELGISRAAVSKQVANLEEFGVDIYSVKGKGYKLATPISLIDEAKLKTAIKNRCFYFNEINSTNGFLLEHVKDLSSGDICVAEYQSAGRGRRGRQWVSPYGCHLYTSFYWQFSQGMAQAMGLSLVVGCSLVTVLRSLGVDGIGVKWPNDIYLNHKKLAGILIEMSGQADSVCDLVIGIGINLSMSPAQADKIDQPWSDLSELTQLPDKTELMIALQQQLVTDLELFQRQGLKAFQSRWREADLFDGEPIKLLMGENSVEGICCGIDEQGAILLKTEEGTKAFVGGEISMRPA; this is translated from the coding sequence ATGCATGATCAGTGGGCCCGTCGCCGGGATATTATTCGTTTGTTGAGTCAGGGACACTTTGTGTCGGGCGAGGCGCTGGCCAGTGAGCTCGGCATCTCTCGGGCGGCAGTCAGCAAGCAGGTAGCCAACTTAGAAGAGTTTGGCGTCGACATCTATAGCGTTAAAGGTAAGGGCTATAAGCTAGCCACACCTATCTCGCTTATCGATGAGGCTAAGCTTAAGACTGCTATCAAGAATCGCTGCTTCTATTTTAATGAGATCAACAGCACCAACGGATTCCTACTCGAGCATGTGAAGGATCTCAGCAGCGGCGATATCTGTGTGGCCGAGTATCAGTCTGCCGGGCGTGGACGCCGCGGGCGTCAATGGGTATCTCCCTATGGATGCCACCTCTATACCTCCTTCTATTGGCAGTTTTCTCAGGGAATGGCCCAGGCGATGGGGCTTAGCCTGGTGGTTGGCTGCTCTTTGGTAACAGTGCTGCGTTCACTGGGAGTCGATGGCATAGGGGTTAAGTGGCCGAACGACATCTACCTCAACCATAAGAAGCTTGCGGGGATACTGATCGAGATGAGTGGCCAAGCCGACAGTGTTTGTGACCTAGTGATAGGTATAGGCATCAACCTCTCTATGTCGCCGGCGCAAGCGGATAAGATAGATCAGCCCTGGAGCGATCTGTCTGAGTTGACGCAGTTGCCGGACAAAACGGAGCTGATGATAGCGCTGCAGCAGCAGTTGGTGACAGATCTGGAGCTGTTTCAGCGTCAAGGTCTGAAGGCATTCCAGTCAAGATGGCGCGAGGCCGATCTGTTCGACGGTGAGCCTATCAAGCTGTTGATGGGCGAGAATAGCGTCGAGGGGATCTGCTGCGGTATCGACGAGCAGGGGGCAATATTGCTTAAGACGGAGGAGGGCACTAAGGCCTTCGTCGGCGGTGAGATCTCCATGCGTCCTGCATAA